From the genome of Edaphobacter dinghuensis, one region includes:
- the dxs gene encoding 1-deoxy-D-xylulose-5-phosphate synthase, with the protein MSNLLETIHSPADVKKLTIPQLTELAEEIRERLIVGVAKTGGHIGPNLGVVELTLAMHYVFDTPNDSFVFDVSHQAYVHKLLTGREKLFHTIRQPGGLNGFMLRTESEHDSYGAGHAGTALSAALGMAVARDMSGGKEHIIALAGDAAFTNGISFEALNNIAAQTRRMIIVLNDNAWSIDKNVGAIAEYFHKIVTNPTVSSLHDRAAGLLEKYGGKTARHVVRKAEEAAKGLIGPGMLFEEFGLSYFGPLDGHNLPLLIETFKFLKTQNRPVVLHAITQKGRGFQPALEKQKKFHGLGPYDAETGETKSAGQKTYSEIFAESLTKLADKNEKVVAITAAMPNGTALDLFRPYHPKRYFDVGIAEEHAVIFAAGMATKGYKPFCAIYSTFLQRAFDPIVHDVCLQNLPVVFCMDRGGLSGDDGPTHHGLFDISYLRSVPNLIHMVPKDEDELADMMYTAMLHEGPSAIRYPRGTGPGVAVKAQPVAIEIGKAEVIRDSGRADVAIFGLGAMLPEAVRLAEMLEREGFSAAVINPRFAKPVDRECVAKFGERCGLVITLEDHVLAGGFGSAVLETLNTLEVQVPVVRVGWPDEFIEHGKVEALRAKYGLTAEAALEKARPYLSKMMEQILAKHS; encoded by the coding sequence ATGAGCAACCTTCTTGAGACGATCCACTCCCCAGCCGATGTAAAGAAGCTGACAATTCCGCAACTGACGGAGTTGGCGGAGGAGATTCGTGAACGCCTGATCGTCGGCGTCGCCAAAACCGGCGGCCATATCGGACCGAATCTCGGCGTCGTCGAGTTGACCCTGGCGATGCACTATGTGTTCGACACCCCCAATGACAGCTTTGTCTTCGACGTCAGCCACCAGGCCTATGTGCACAAGCTGCTGACCGGGCGTGAGAAGTTATTTCATACGATTCGTCAGCCGGGCGGCCTGAACGGCTTTATGCTCCGCACCGAGAGCGAGCACGACAGCTACGGCGCGGGCCATGCCGGAACCGCGCTGAGTGCGGCACTAGGAATGGCCGTGGCGCGAGATATGTCCGGTGGCAAGGAACACATCATCGCGCTCGCCGGGGATGCGGCATTTACCAACGGCATCTCGTTTGAGGCGCTGAACAACATCGCTGCGCAGACGCGCCGGATGATCATCGTGCTGAACGATAACGCCTGGTCGATCGACAAGAACGTCGGCGCCATCGCGGAGTACTTCCACAAGATCGTGACCAATCCCACCGTGTCGAGCTTGCATGACCGCGCGGCTGGCCTGCTCGAGAAATATGGCGGCAAGACGGCGCGGCACGTCGTCCGTAAGGCAGAAGAAGCAGCCAAGGGCCTGATTGGGCCGGGCATGTTGTTCGAGGAGTTTGGGCTGAGCTACTTTGGCCCGCTCGACGGACACAATCTGCCGCTGCTGATTGAGACCTTCAAATTTCTGAAGACGCAGAACCGCCCCGTCGTGCTTCATGCGATCACTCAAAAGGGCAGAGGCTTTCAGCCTGCGCTCGAGAAGCAGAAGAAGTTTCATGGCCTGGGGCCGTATGACGCGGAGACAGGCGAGACCAAGTCTGCGGGGCAGAAGACCTACTCCGAGATATTTGCCGAGTCGCTGACGAAGCTGGCGGACAAGAACGAGAAGGTGGTTGCCATCACAGCGGCGATGCCGAACGGCACGGCGCTCGATCTGTTCCGGCCCTATCACCCGAAGCGCTACTTCGACGTAGGTATTGCCGAAGAGCATGCCGTGATCTTTGCGGCAGGAATGGCAACCAAAGGGTACAAGCCCTTCTGCGCGATCTACTCGACCTTCTTGCAGCGGGCGTTCGATCCGATTGTGCATGACGTCTGCCTGCAGAATCTGCCGGTGGTCTTCTGCATGGATCGTGGGGGACTGAGCGGCGACGATGGCCCGACGCATCATGGGCTCTTCGATATTAGCTATCTGCGCAGCGTGCCCAATCTCATCCATATGGTTCCGAAGGACGAGGACGAGTTGGCCGACATGATGTACACGGCGATGCTGCACGAGGGGCCGTCGGCGATTCGGTATCCGCGTGGAACCGGGCCGGGGGTTGCTGTCAAAGCTCAGCCGGTAGCGATTGAGATTGGCAAGGCCGAGGTCATTCGCGATTCAGGGCGCGCCGATGTTGCCATCTTCGGCCTGGGTGCGATGCTGCCTGAGGCTGTGCGACTGGCGGAGATGCTGGAGCGGGAGGGGTTCTCCGCTGCGGTGATCAATCCACGATTTGCCAAGCCGGTTGACCGCGAGTGCGTCGCGAAGTTCGGCGAGCGCTGCGGATTGGTGATTACGCTCGAAGACCATGTGCTGGCGGGAGGCTTTGGCTCTGCTGTATTGGAAACGCTGAATACGCTCGAAGTGCAGGTTCCGGTTGTCCGGGTGGGCTGGCCGGACGAGTTTATCGAGCATGGAAAGGTCGAGGCATTGCGCGCGAAGTATGGCCTGACTGCCGAGGCTGCGCTCGAGAAGGCGAGACCTTATCTGAGCAAGATGATGGAACAGATTCTGGCGAAGCACTCGTAG
- the pgeF gene encoding peptidoglycan editing factor PgeF, whose protein sequence is MSIVNKGLTVGIEQVASWSSYKWLRHGFSTRQGGVSTVYGSNSLNLGWTKDDDPALVAENRRLFYQAAQGNEPEGRDLQTVTFRQIHSALILPIRKNDGASEGKLQTADGKAVLEGDGAVTDLPGLMLGVQTADCVPVLIADVNKRVVAAIHAGWRGTVARIVEKGIATMQKEYGSRPEDLVAAVGPSIGACCYAVGEEVRTEFGSQFNYADALFSTVGDQMHLDLWQANRRQLLDAGVPAEKITVLGECTACARSDGERKYFSHRDEHGFTGRMMSVIGVV, encoded by the coding sequence ATGAGCATTGTAAATAAAGGGCTTACAGTTGGCATCGAGCAAGTGGCATCGTGGAGCTCTTATAAGTGGCTGCGGCACGGGTTCAGCACCCGACAGGGTGGCGTTTCAACGGTTTACGGGAGTAATTCGCTAAATCTGGGATGGACAAAGGATGACGATCCGGCGCTGGTCGCGGAGAATCGGCGGCTCTTTTATCAGGCGGCACAAGGAAATGAGCCTGAGGGCCGCGACCTTCAGACGGTCACATTCAGGCAAATTCACTCGGCACTGATTCTGCCAATCCGGAAAAATGATGGTGCCTCGGAAGGAAAACTCCAGACCGCTGACGGAAAAGCCGTACTCGAAGGTGACGGCGCAGTAACGGACCTGCCCGGACTCATGCTTGGCGTACAGACAGCGGATTGCGTCCCGGTACTGATCGCAGATGTAAACAAGCGTGTCGTGGCTGCGATTCACGCGGGCTGGAGGGGCACAGTGGCGCGGATCGTGGAGAAGGGTATCGCAACTATGCAAAAGGAGTACGGATCGCGCCCTGAGGATTTAGTGGCCGCTGTCGGTCCTTCGATTGGCGCTTGCTGTTATGCCGTGGGCGAAGAGGTGCGTACGGAGTTCGGGTCGCAGTTCAACTATGCGGATGCTCTGTTCTCCACAGTGGGCGACCAGATGCATCTCGACCTTTGGCAGGCGAACCGGCGACAATTGCTCGATGCCGGAGTTCCGGCGGAGAAGATCACGGTGCTCGGCGAGTGTACGGCCTGTGCGCGCTCCGATGGAGAGAGAAAGTACTTCTCGCATCGTGACGAACACGGGTTTACTGGCCGGATGATGAGCGTAATCGGCGTAGTTTAG